From Limnothrix sp. FACHB-406, the proteins below share one genomic window:
- a CDS encoding ABC transporter ATP-binding protein, which translates to MSVLLEVQDVYAGYLKGLDILQGVNLTLAPGELVAIIGPNGAGKSTLGKTIAGLLNPNRGQILFHGESIGHLKANEVVQRGVCYVPQIANVFRSLTVEENLEMGAFILERPIGSLKERIFTMFPRLHERRHQRAGTLSGGERQMLAMGKALMLEPALLVLDEPSAALSPILVNDVFEQIKAINSTGTSIILVEQNARKALEMADRGYVLEAGRDRFTGPGRDLLNDPKVAELYLGGAAAH; encoded by the coding sequence GTGTCAGTTCTCCTTGAAGTCCAAGACGTATACGCTGGCTACCTGAAGGGCCTCGACATCTTACAAGGGGTGAATTTGACCCTGGCCCCTGGCGAACTGGTGGCGATCATTGGCCCCAACGGTGCGGGTAAATCCACCTTAGGCAAAACGATCGCGGGGCTGCTGAACCCCAATCGGGGCCAGATTTTGTTCCATGGCGAGTCGATCGGGCACCTGAAGGCCAATGAGGTGGTGCAACGGGGCGTTTGCTATGTGCCGCAAATTGCCAACGTGTTTCGATCGCTCACGGTTGAAGAAAACCTGGAAATGGGCGCATTCATCCTAGAACGACCGATCGGGTCGTTGAAGGAACGCATCTTCACCATGTTCCCCCGATTGCACGAGCGCCGCCACCAGCGAGCGGGCACATTGTCCGGCGGTGAGCGGCAAATGTTGGCCATGGGCAAGGCCCTGATGCTGGAACCGGCGTTGCTGGTGTTGGATGAGCCTTCCGCTGCGCTTTCGCCCATTTTGGTCAACGACGTGTTTGAGCAAATTAAGGCCATCAACAGCACGGGCACTTCGATTATTTTGGTTGAGCAAAACGCCCGCAAGGCTTTGGAAATGGCCGATCGGGGCTATGTGCTAGAAGCAGGGCGCGATCGCTTCACGGGGCCCGGCCGCGATCTGCTCAACGATCCAAAGGTGGCGGAACTCTACCTCGGTGGCGCTGCCGCCCACTAG
- the ilvN gene encoding acetolactate synthase small subunit has product MKHTLSVLVEDEAGVLTRIAGLFARRGYNIESLAVGPAEQGGVSRITMIVSGDDRIIEQIVKQLYKLINVIKVQDITEVPCVERELMLVKVNAPSSARSEIIELAQIFRARVVDVSDDSLTIEVVGDPGKMVAILQLLEKFGVRELARTGKIALTRESGVNTEYLKSADLRN; this is encoded by the coding sequence ATGAAACACACCCTTTCTGTACTTGTCGAGGACGAAGCCGGCGTTTTGACGCGCATCGCGGGTCTTTTTGCCCGCCGGGGATACAACATCGAAAGCCTGGCCGTCGGCCCTGCCGAGCAAGGGGGCGTATCGCGAATCACGATGATCGTGTCCGGCGATGACCGGATCATTGAGCAAATCGTTAAACAGCTCTACAAACTGATCAACGTGATCAAAGTCCAAGACATCACCGAAGTGCCCTGTGTGGAACGGGAGTTGATGTTGGTGAAGGTGAATGCGCCGAGCAGTGCCCGATCGGAAATTATTGAACTGGCGCAAATTTTTCGGGCGCGGGTGGTGGATGTGTCTGACGACTCCCTGACGATCGAGGTGGTGGGCGACCCGGGCAAGATGGTAGCCATTCTGCAATTGCTGGAAAAATTTGGCGTTCGCGAGCTGGCCCGCACCGGCAAAATTGCCCTCACCCGTGAATCGGGCGTGAACACGGAATATCTGAAATCTGCTGACCTCCGCAACTAG
- a CDS encoding dihydrolipoamide acetyltransferase family protein has product MIHEVFMPALSSTMTEGKIVSWEKAPGDKVAKGETILIVESDKADMDVESFNEGYMAAIVVDAGGSAPVGSTIALIAETEAEIEAAKAQAAGLSGGAASAAPAAASAPAATPVATPVAVAAAPSNGASAPAASPSGRTIASPRAKKLAKELKVDLSGLTGSGPNGRIVAEDVERAAGRTPAAAPAPIAAPVAVPAAAPAPAAAAAAPLPPMPGQAVAMTTLQKAVVNNMMVSLSVPTFRVGYSITTDKLDALYKQVKSKGVTMTALLAKAVALSLRKHPVVNAAYATDAIAYRSDINIAVAVAMPDGGLITPVLKNADQVDLYSLSRNWQDLVTRARSKQLQPDEYTTGTFTLSNLGMFGVDRFDAILPPGQGAILAVGASKPTVVATDDGLLGVKRVMQVNLTADHRIIYGADSAGFLRDLAALIEGDVQSLTL; this is encoded by the coding sequence ATGATTCACGAAGTCTTCATGCCTGCCCTTAGCTCCACGATGACCGAAGGCAAAATCGTCTCGTGGGAAAAAGCGCCGGGCGACAAAGTAGCCAAAGGCGAAACGATCCTCATCGTCGAGTCCGACAAGGCAGACATGGACGTGGAATCCTTTAACGAGGGCTACATGGCCGCGATCGTTGTTGATGCCGGTGGTTCCGCCCCTGTGGGTTCCACGATCGCCCTGATTGCCGAAACCGAAGCGGAAATTGAAGCCGCCAAGGCCCAAGCGGCCGGTCTGTCCGGTGGCGCAGCCAGCGCTGCCCCGGCCGCCGCTTCGGCCCCGGCCGCCACGCCCGTTGCCACCCCGGTGGCCGTGGCCGCTGCCCCCAGCAATGGAGCCAGCGCCCCCGCAGCCAGCCCCAGCGGCCGCACGATCGCCTCGCCCCGCGCCAAGAAGCTGGCCAAAGAACTGAAAGTTGACCTGAGTGGCCTGACCGGTTCGGGCCCCAACGGTCGGATCGTGGCTGAAGACGTGGAACGGGCCGCCGGTCGCACCCCGGCCGCTGCCCCCGCCCCGATCGCCGCACCCGTGGCCGTGCCCGCCGCTGCTCCCGCTCCGGCTGCCGCTGCTGCTGCACCCTTGCCACCCATGCCCGGTCAAGCCGTGGCCATGACCACCCTGCAAAAGGCCGTGGTCAACAACATGATGGTCAGCCTGAGCGTTCCCACCTTCCGCGTGGGCTACTCAATCACCACCGACAAGCTGGACGCACTCTACAAACAAGTGAAGTCCAAGGGCGTGACCATGACCGCCCTGCTGGCCAAGGCCGTGGCCCTCAGCCTGCGCAAGCACCCGGTGGTGAACGCGGCCTACGCGACCGATGCGATCGCCTACCGCAGCGACATCAACATCGCCGTGGCCGTGGCCATGCCCGATGGTGGCCTGATCACGCCCGTGCTGAAGAATGCCGATCAGGTGGATCTCTATTCCCTGTCGCGCAACTGGCAAGACCTGGTGACCCGGGCCCGCAGCAAGCAGTTGCAGCCGGATGAGTACACCACCGGCACTTTCACCCTGTCGAACTTGGGCATGTTCGGGGTCGATCGCTTTGATGCGATTTTGCCGCCAGGCCAAGGGGCGATCTTGGCGGTGGGCGCTTCCAAGCCGACTGTGGTGGCCACCGATGACGGTTTGTTGGGCGTGAAGCGGGTGATGCAAGTGAACCTGACCGCTGATCACCGGATCATCTACGGTGCAGATTCGGCAGGCTTCCTGCGCGACTTGGCCGCCCTGATCGAAGGCGATGTGCAATCCCTGACGCTGTAG
- a CDS encoding protochlorophyllide reductase, with protein MAEQQKPTVLITGTSSGVGLYAAKALVNRGWYVVMACRNLEKTHAAAAEAGIPQDSYTVLQVDLGNLTSVRMLVSAFRSLGRSLDALVCNAAIYMPLIKEPLWSPEGYELTMTTNHLSHFLLCNLMLDDMKLSNYPDRRMVILGTVTHNPDELGGKIPPQPDLGNLEGFAQGFKNPICMANGKKFEPVRAYKESKVCNVLTMRELHRRFHESTGITFSSLYPGCVADTPLFRNHYPLFQTIFPWFQKNITGGYVSQELAGDRVAQVVADPDFKQSGAYFSWGNRQKKGREAFLQRVSPQARDEQRGQRMWDLTLKLVNLA; from the coding sequence ATGGCAGAACAGCAAAAACCCACCGTCCTCATCACCGGTACTTCCTCGGGAGTCGGGCTGTACGCCGCTAAGGCCCTCGTCAATCGTGGCTGGTATGTGGTGATGGCTTGCCGGAATTTGGAAAAAACCCACGCGGCGGCGGCCGAGGCGGGCATTCCTCAAGATAGCTATACGGTGCTCCAAGTGGACTTGGGGAACCTCACCAGCGTGCGGATGTTGGTCAGTGCTTTTCGATCGCTGGGTCGATCGCTCGATGCGCTGGTCTGTAACGCTGCCATTTATATGCCCTTGATTAAGGAACCGCTTTGGAGTCCTGAGGGCTATGAACTGACCATGACCACCAACCATCTGAGCCACTTCCTGTTGTGCAATCTGATGTTGGATGACATGAAGCTCTCAAACTATCCCGATCGGCGGATGGTGATTTTGGGCACGGTGACCCACAACCCCGACGAATTGGGGGGCAAAATTCCGCCTCAGCCCGATTTGGGCAATCTGGAAGGCTTTGCACAGGGCTTCAAAAATCCGATTTGCATGGCCAATGGCAAGAAGTTTGAGCCGGTGCGGGCCTACAAGGAAAGCAAGGTTTGCAATGTGCTGACCATGCGCGAGTTGCACCGTCGCTTCCATGAGTCCACTGGGATTACGTTCTCTTCGCTCTATCCCGGTTGCGTGGCCGATACGCCCCTCTTCCGCAATCACTATCCCCTGTTCCAAACCATCTTCCCCTGGTTCCAAAAGAACATCACTGGGGGCTATGTGTCTCAGGAGTTGGCGGGCGATCGAGTGGCTCAGGTGGTGGCAGATCCTGACTTCAAGCAGTCGGGGGCTTACTTTAGCTGGGGCAACCGCCAGAAGAAGGGTCGCGAAGCCTTCCTGCAACGGGTCTCACCTCAGGCCCGCGATGAGCAACGGGGTCAAAGAATGTGGGATTTGACCCTGAAGCTGGTGAATTTGGCCTAG
- a CDS encoding glycosyltransferase family 39 protein produces the protein MNPTRSSASSWQTVIRWVAIGCVVLGIGLRLWAIDHNILWHDEVLTAVSAAGHRLPVLQAREFANKLVMQPELVAYLGPKGQPWHTVFASVIGNPEHPPLYYLLTRFWMECFGSSALALRSLPTIFGLAVFPALYWVCWELTRSPLVGWVAMALVALSPFHVLYGREVREYSLWAALLLVLGALLLRALRLTERAATWGDRVRAWWPYSLVLALGLYTSLLTVYVSVGQGLYVLWLDRGRLGWRVRSLILAGLAGGLLFLPWALVLLNHWEAARQLTAWMTAYEEPRIQVLRRLVTQVLRGFTDWVPVGAGWWGAGLFCAIALGVLIWLQRQFPLRVSGWVLTLTLVSTSLLVIPDLFDGGLRSVSTRYWTPTYLGLQIALAILIAQSLTQGQTLRRSLAAIGASLLLTISLHGSWQLITATTNWAKGISVSLPAFAEQINAAANPLVIADGFGYRVGNTIALALRLRPNVPFYLVSDFRQVNPGDLQLLKTAIGQMTPPISDLYVLNLMPPFREAIEAELKGQIQPLGGDNMAWLDRLQLPSPIAAQKPMPLNSNLEQFKL, from the coding sequence ATGAACCCGACTCGATCGAGCGCCTCATCTTGGCAAACCGTCATCCGTTGGGTGGCGATCGGCTGTGTTGTGTTGGGCATTGGCCTGCGTCTTTGGGCCATTGATCACAATATCCTTTGGCACGACGAAGTACTAACGGCTGTCAGTGCCGCCGGCCATCGTTTGCCGGTGCTCCAGGCTCGTGAATTTGCCAACAAACTGGTCATGCAGCCGGAGTTGGTCGCCTATTTGGGGCCCAAGGGACAGCCTTGGCACACCGTTTTTGCTTCCGTGATTGGCAATCCAGAGCATCCACCGCTCTATTACCTGTTAACGCGGTTTTGGATGGAATGCTTTGGCAGCAGTGCCCTTGCCCTTCGGAGCTTGCCCACGATTTTTGGGCTGGCGGTTTTTCCTGCTCTGTACTGGGTCTGTTGGGAATTAACCCGATCGCCCTTGGTGGGTTGGGTGGCCATGGCGCTGGTGGCCCTGTCCCCGTTTCATGTGCTGTATGGGCGAGAGGTGCGGGAATATAGCCTGTGGGCGGCGTTGCTGTTGGTGTTGGGGGCGCTGCTGCTGCGTGCTTTGCGGTTAACAGAACGGGCGGCCACTTGGGGCGATCGGGTGCGGGCCTGGTGGCCCTACAGTTTGGTTTTGGCGCTGGGGCTATACACCTCCCTGTTGACGGTTTATGTGTCCGTAGGTCAAGGGTTGTATGTGCTGTGGCTGGATCGGGGGCGACTGGGCTGGCGGGTGCGATCGCTCATTCTGGCCGGCTTGGCCGGTGGGTTGCTGTTCTTGCCTTGGGCGCTGGTGTTGTTGAACCATTGGGAAGCCGCTCGCCAGCTCACCGCCTGGATGACCGCCTATGAAGAGCCGCGCATTCAAGTGCTCCGCCGATTGGTCACCCAAGTGTTGCGAGGGTTCACGGATTGGGTTCCCGTGGGCGCTGGTTGGTGGGGGGCGGGGCTGTTTTGCGCGATCGCCCTGGGAGTCTTGATCTGGCTGCAACGGCAGTTTCCCCTGCGGGTGAGCGGTTGGGTGCTGACCCTCACGTTGGTCTCCACCAGCCTATTGGTGATCCCCGATCTGTTCGATGGCGGGCTGCGCTCCGTCTCAACGCGCTACTGGACTCCGACCTATCTGGGGTTGCAAATTGCCCTCGCGATTCTGATTGCCCAATCCCTGACCCAAGGGCAAACCCTGCGCCGCAGTCTCGCCGCGATCGGGGCCAGCCTGTTATTAACCATTAGCCTGCATGGTAGTTGGCAATTAATCACCGCTACCACCAATTGGGCCAAGGGCATTAGTGTTAGCTTGCCTGCTTTTGCGGAACAGATTAACGCCGCCGCGAACCCCTTGGTGATTGCGGATGGATTTGGCTATCGAGTTGGCAACACCATCGCCCTGGCCCTACGTCTGCGGCCCAATGTGCCGTTCTATTTGGTCTCAGATTTTCGACAGGTCAACCCCGGTGATTTGCAATTGTTGAAAACGGCGATCGGGCAAATGACTCCACCGATCAGCGATCTGTACGTCCTAAACCTGATGCCCCCGTTTCGCGAGGCGATCGAGGCAGAATTAAAAGGGCAAATTCAACCCCTCGGCGGTGACAACATGGCCTGGCTCGATCGATTGCAACTGCCTTCCCCGATCGCTGCCCAAAAGCCCATGCCGTTAAATTCAAACCTTGAGCAATTCAAACTTTAA
- a CDS encoding Uma2 family endonuclease encodes MTASIAAQLIAASLTPDEYRALEEKSETRHEYCDGVSIPMTGGTSSHNQIGLNLIRLLDLDPPFTVFALDMRLWLPTYNHGTYPDLMVIEGDPSFSDGRRDEVLNPTLIIEVLSPSTADYDRTKKFSKYCSIPEFREYLLVAQEEPAIDRFWLGEDGDWRWRRTEGLTETCSIATGNLALPLSKIYRSVSF; translated from the coding sequence ATGACTGCTTCTATTGCCGCCCAGTTAATTGCTGCCAGCCTCACACCCGACGAGTATCGCGCCCTTGAAGAAAAAAGCGAAACCCGTCATGAATATTGCGATGGAGTATCAATCCCTATGACCGGTGGTACTTCAAGTCATAACCAAATTGGTCTGAACCTGATTCGGCTTCTAGATCTAGATCCACCCTTCACAGTTTTTGCATTGGATATGCGTCTTTGGTTGCCGACCTACAATCACGGAACTTATCCTGATTTGATGGTGATTGAAGGTGACCCCAGCTTTTCCGATGGACGGCGAGATGAAGTGTTAAATCCCACGCTGATCATTGAGGTTTTGTCGCCTTCAACGGCGGATTATGATCGCACGAAAAAGTTTAGTAAATATTGCTCCATTCCTGAGTTCCGAGAATATCTGTTGGTGGCTCAGGAAGAACCGGCAATCGATCGATTCTGGTTGGGTGAAGACGGCGACTGGCGTTGGCGAAGAACCGAAGGATTGACAGAAACCTGCTCGATCGCCACCGGCAATTTAGCGTTACCCCTGTCCAAAATTTATCGATCGGTTAGCTTTTAA
- a CDS encoding zinc-dependent alcohol dehydrogenase family protein, which translates to MKAIALSQSGGPENLQLQDLPQPEITAGQVLVKLKAAGINPIDTKLRSRGTFYPDTTPQVLGCDGAGIIEAIGSEVTGWQPGQAVYFCYGGLGGPAGNYAEWAAVDARCLAPKPDRLSFAEAAAAPLVLITAWEALRDRARITAGQKVLIHAGAGGVGHVAIQLAKLWGAEVAATVSTPEKADFVAGLGCDRPILYRQEDFVSALQGWTGGQGVDIAFDTVGGELLTATFPAVKPYGDVVTILEPAANTNWKVARNHNLRIGLELMLTPLLKHWDAGLRHQAEILRQCAAWIDAGQLKIQLHQTFPLDRAAEAHQLLERGGLIGKLALAIDP; encoded by the coding sequence ATGAAAGCGATCGCCCTGAGTCAGTCCGGTGGGCCGGAAAATTTGCAGCTACAGGATTTGCCCCAGCCGGAGATTACGGCGGGTCAGGTGTTGGTGAAGCTCAAAGCGGCTGGCATTAACCCGATCGACACCAAGTTGCGATCGCGCGGCACGTTTTACCCCGACACAACGCCCCAGGTGTTGGGGTGTGATGGTGCGGGGATCATCGAGGCGATCGGCTCCGAGGTGACGGGGTGGCAACCGGGCCAAGCGGTTTATTTTTGCTATGGCGGGTTGGGCGGCCCGGCGGGCAACTATGCGGAATGGGCGGCGGTGGATGCCCGTTGCCTGGCCCCCAAGCCCGATCGCCTGAGTTTTGCGGAAGCGGCGGCGGCTCCCTTGGTGTTGATCACGGCTTGGGAGGCCCTGCGCGATCGGGCACGCATCACCGCTGGTCAAAAGGTGCTGATCCATGCCGGGGCTGGCGGCGTGGGCCATGTGGCGATTCAGTTGGCCAAGCTCTGGGGCGCGGAGGTAGCCGCTACGGTCAGCACGCCCGAGAAGGCGGATTTTGTGGCTGGGTTGGGCTGCGATCGCCCGATTCTCTATCGCCAAGAGGATTTTGTCAGCGCCTTGCAGGGCTGGACGGGCGGCCAAGGCGTAGATATTGCCTTTGACACGGTGGGTGGCGAGTTGCTGACGGCCACCTTTCCGGCCGTGAAGCCCTACGGCGACGTGGTGACGATTTTGGAACCCGCGGCCAACACCAACTGGAAAGTCGCCCGCAATCACAACTTGCGAATTGGGCTGGAATTGATGCTCACACCGCTGCTGAAGCATTGGGATGCGGGCTTACGGCATCAGGCGGAGATTCTGCGTCAATGCGCGGCCTGGATTGATGCGGGTCAACTCAAAATTCAGTTGCACCAAACCTTCCCGCTCGATCGCGCCGCTGAGGCCCACCAACTGCTGGAGCGAGGCGGTTTGATTGGCAAGCTGGCCCTGGCGATCGATCCCTAA
- the tatA gene encoding twin-arginine translocase TatA/TatE family subunit, which yields MFGLGWPEVLLILLVAILIFGPKKLPQLGGALGKTLRGFRDELNPDEKELDRPAGPPDVDGEVIKGDR from the coding sequence GTGTTTGGACTGGGCTGGCCGGAAGTGCTGTTGATTTTGCTGGTGGCGATCCTGATCTTTGGGCCCAAGAAGTTGCCCCAGTTGGGCGGGGCCTTGGGCAAAACCCTGCGCGGTTTTCGCGATGAGCTGAACCCCGATGAAAAAGAACTCGATCGCCCCGCTGGCCCGCCGGACGTGGACGGAGAAGTAATCAAGGGCGATCGGTAA
- the ispG gene encoding (E)-4-hydroxy-3-methylbut-2-enyl-diphosphate synthase — translation MQTLPKPPVPNGSIATNLDDRLFDTTIHRRQTRPVQVGDITIGGGHPVVVQSMINEDTLDIPGSVAAIRRLHEIGCEIVRVTVPSLAHAKAMESIRKTLEDTYRPVPLVADVHHNGMKIALEVAKHVDKVRINPGLYVFEKPRADQDYSAAEFEAIGKKIRETLQPLVETLGEQNKCMRIGVNHGSLAERMVFTYGDTPLGMVESALEFLRICEDMQFQNLVISMKASRVPVMLAAYRLLAKRLDEAGMPYPIHLGVTEAGDGDYGRVKSTAGIATLLAEGIGDTIRVSLTEAPEKEIPVCYSILQSLGLRKTMVEYVACPSCGRTLFSLEEVLHQVREATKHLVGLDIAVMGCIVNGPGEMADADYGYVGKTPGTIALYRGRDEIKRVPETEGVSALIELIKADGRWVDPPTS, via the coding sequence ATGCAAACCCTGCCGAAACCCCCCGTTCCCAACGGCAGCATCGCCACCAACCTAGACGATCGACTGTTTGACACCACGATCCATCGTCGCCAAACCCGCCCCGTGCAAGTGGGCGACATCACGATCGGTGGCGGCCATCCGGTCGTGGTGCAGTCGATGATCAATGAAGACACCCTCGACATTCCCGGGTCTGTGGCCGCCATTCGTCGCCTCCACGAAATCGGCTGCGAAATTGTGCGCGTCACCGTCCCCAGCCTGGCCCACGCCAAGGCTATGGAAAGCATTCGCAAAACCCTGGAAGACACCTATCGCCCTGTGCCCCTGGTGGCCGATGTTCACCACAACGGCATGAAAATCGCCCTGGAAGTGGCAAAACACGTTGATAAGGTGCGGATTAATCCGGGCTTGTATGTGTTTGAAAAGCCCCGCGCTGACCAGGACTACAGCGCCGCCGAATTTGAGGCGATCGGTAAGAAAATCCGCGAAACCCTGCAACCCCTGGTGGAAACCCTGGGCGAGCAAAACAAATGTATGCGGATTGGCGTGAACCACGGCTCCCTGGCGGAGCGGATGGTGTTTACCTATGGCGACACGCCCTTGGGCATGGTGGAATCGGCGCTGGAATTCCTGCGGATTTGCGAAGACATGCAATTCCAAAACCTGGTGATTTCCATGAAGGCCTCGCGCGTGCCCGTGATGCTGGCGGCCTATCGGTTGTTGGCCAAGCGGCTGGATGAAGCCGGGATGCCCTACCCGATCCATTTGGGCGTGACGGAAGCGGGCGACGGCGACTATGGCCGGGTCAAGTCCACCGCCGGGATCGCCACCCTGCTGGCGGAAGGGATCGGCGACACGATCCGCGTTTCCCTGACGGAAGCCCCCGAAAAGGAAATCCCCGTTTGCTACAGCATTCTGCAATCGCTGGGCCTGCGGAAAACGATGGTGGAATATGTGGCCTGCCCGTCCTGTGGGCGGACGCTGTTTAGCCTTGAAGAGGTGCTGCACCAAGTGCGGGAAGCGACGAAGCACCTGGTGGGCTTGGATATTGCCGTGATGGGCTGCATTGTGAACGGGCCGGGCGAAATGGCCGATGCGGACTACGGCTATGTGGGCAAAACGCCGGGGACGATCGCCCTGTATCGGGGTCGCGACGAAATCAAGCGCGTGCCGGAAACCGAAGGCGTATCGGCGCTGATTGAGCTGATTAAGGCCGATGGCCGTTGGGTGGATCCGCCGACCAGTTAA
- the typA gene encoding translational GTPase TypA: MSLPIRNVAIIAHVDHGKTTLVDALLKQSGIFREGEEVPTCVMDSNDLERERGITILSKNTAVRYKETLINIVDTPGHADFGGEVERVLGMVDGCVLIVDANEGPMPQTRFVLKKALEKGLRPIVVVNKIDRPRVEPMTAVDKVLDLFIELGADDDQCDFPYLFASGMAGFAKNDLADENKDMQPLFEAILEHVPAPVGDPEKPFQLQVTTLDYSEYLGRIVIGRIHNGTVTAGQQAALIKEDGSITKGRITKLLGFEGLQRVEIEQASAGNLVAISGFADANIGETLASAENPEALPLIKVDEPTLQMTFVVNDSPFAGREGKFVTSRQVRDRLMRELETNVALRVEETDSPDRWAVSGRGELHLGILIETMRREGYEFQVSQPQVIFREVNGQPCEPYELLVLDVPDDASGSCIEKLGTRRAEMQDMRVGENGRTQLEFIIPARGLIGFRGEFMRMTRGEGIMNHSFHDYRPIVGDIDTRRNGVMISFEEGVATFYAMKNAEDRGVFFIEPGTKVYKGMIVGEHNRPQDIDLNVCKTKQLTNHRAAGGDELVQLQAPVQMTLERALEYIGSDEMVEVTPESIRLRKLPAKKLAKR, translated from the coding sequence ATGAGCCTCCCGATTCGTAACGTTGCCATCATTGCCCACGTTGACCATGGTAAAACCACCCTGGTTGACGCGCTGCTGAAGCAATCTGGCATTTTCCGCGAGGGCGAAGAAGTGCCCACCTGCGTGATGGACTCCAACGACCTCGAACGGGAGCGCGGCATCACGATTCTGTCAAAAAATACTGCGGTTCGTTACAAAGAAACACTGATCAACATCGTTGACACCCCTGGCCACGCAGACTTCGGTGGCGAAGTGGAGCGGGTGTTGGGCATGGTTGATGGCTGCGTGCTGATTGTGGATGCCAACGAAGGGCCGATGCCCCAAACGCGCTTCGTGCTGAAGAAAGCGCTGGAAAAGGGTCTCCGCCCGATCGTGGTGGTCAACAAGATCGATCGCCCGCGTGTGGAACCCATGACCGCCGTAGATAAGGTGTTGGATCTGTTCATCGAGCTGGGAGCCGATGACGACCAATGCGACTTCCCTTACCTGTTCGCTTCGGGGATGGCTGGCTTTGCCAAGAACGACTTGGCCGACGAAAACAAGGATATGCAGCCCTTGTTTGAAGCGATTCTGGAGCATGTGCCCGCGCCCGTGGGCGACCCCGAAAAACCCTTCCAACTGCAAGTGACCACCCTGGACTATTCCGAATATCTGGGTCGGATTGTGATTGGCCGGATCCATAACGGGACGGTCACCGCCGGTCAACAAGCGGCTTTGATTAAGGAAGACGGGTCAATCACCAAGGGGCGGATTACCAAGCTGTTGGGCTTTGAAGGGCTGCAACGGGTGGAAATCGAGCAGGCTTCGGCCGGTAACCTGGTGGCCATTTCCGGTTTTGCCGATGCCAACATTGGGGAAACTTTGGCCAGCGCCGAAAACCCCGAAGCGCTGCCGCTGATCAAGGTGGACGAGCCGACGCTGCAAATGACCTTTGTGGTCAACGATTCGCCCTTTGCCGGTCGTGAGGGCAAGTTTGTGACCTCGCGGCAAGTGCGCGATCGGCTGATGCGCGAATTGGAAACCAACGTGGCTCTGCGTGTGGAAGAAACGGACTCGCCCGATCGCTGGGCCGTGTCCGGTCGGGGTGAACTGCACCTGGGCATCTTGATCGAAACCATGCGCCGCGAGGGCTACGAGTTCCAAGTGTCGCAGCCACAGGTGATCTTCCGCGAAGTGAACGGCCAACCCTGCGAACCTTACGAATTGTTAGTGTTGGATGTGCCCGACGATGCATCCGGCAGTTGCATCGAAAAGCTGGGGACTCGTCGCGCTGAAATGCAGGACATGCGTGTGGGCGAAAACGGCCGCACCCAATTGGAATTCATCATCCCGGCGCGGGGTCTGATCGGGTTCCGGGGCGAGTTTATGCGCATGACCCGAGGCGAAGGGATCATGAACCACAGCTTCCATGACTACCGCCCGATCGTGGGAGACATCGACACCCGCCGCAACGGGGTGATGATTTCCTTTGAAGAAGGCGTGGCCACCTTCTACGCCATGAAGAACGCTGAAGATCGCGGTGTGTTCTTCATTGAACCGGGCACGAAGGTTTACAAGGGCATGATTGTGGGTGAGCACAACCGCCCGCAAGACATTGACCTGAACGTGTGCAAAACCAAGCAGCTCACCAACCATCGCGCAGCCGGTGGCGATGAATTGGTGCAGTTGCAAGCGCCGGTACAAATGACGCTGGAACGGGCGCTGGAATATATCGGCTCCGATGAAATGGTGGAGGTCACTCCCGAATCGATTCGGTTGCGGAAGCTCCCGGCAAAAAAGCTCGCTAAGCGCTAA
- a CDS encoding nucleotidyltransferase domain-containing protein — protein MINSSIRLITDQQISEICQAIVEQFQPEKIILFGSYAYGQPHEWSDLDLLVIMDFEGRAIDLSVELWRATKPEFSVNFIVKTSYEIQWRYQQFDPLVRVAIDQGKVLYDASYSRVAKAI, from the coding sequence ATGATAAATTCATCGATTCGTCTGATTACCGATCAACAGATTTCAGAAATTTGTCAGGCTATTGTTGAGCAGTTTCAACCTGAAAAAATTATCTTGTTTGGTTCCTATGCTTACGGTCAACCTCACGAGTGGAGCGATCTCGATTTGTTGGTAATTATGGATTTCGAGGGACGGGCAATCGATTTATCTGTGGAGCTTTGGCGAGCAACAAAGCCGGAATTTTCAGTGAATTTTATTGTCAAGACCTCCTATGAAATTCAATGGCGATATCAACAGTTTGATCCGCTAGTGCGAGTAGCGATTGATCAAGGAAAGGTTCTTTATGACGCAAGTTATTCAAGAGTGGCTAAAGCAATCTGA